One Diospyros lotus cultivar Yz01 chromosome 1, ASM1463336v1, whole genome shotgun sequence genomic window carries:
- the LOC127811495 gene encoding trifunctional UDP-glucose 4,6-dehydratase/UDP-4-keto-6-deoxy-D-glucose 3,5-epimerase/UDP-4-keto-L-rhamnose-reductase RHM2-like — MSSQRDLYEPKNILITGAAGFIASHVTNRLIKNYPNYKIVALDKIDYCSSLKNLSPSYQFSNFKFVKGDVCSYDLVNYIVVAEDIDTIMHFAAQTHVDNSFGNSFEFTNNNIYGTHVLLEACKVTKQIRRFIHVSTDEVYGETDLETDIGNPEASQLLPTNPYSATKAGAEMLVMAYRRSYGLPTITTRGNNVYGPNQFPEKLIPKFILLAMKGERLPIHGDGSNVRSYLYSEDVAEAFDVVLHKGVIGHVYNVGTKKEKRVLDVAKDVCGLFGLNSEEYIEFVQDRPFNDKRYFLDDQKLKRLGWEERTPWEAGLKMTMEWYTKNSDWWGDVSAALHPHPRVSMIGPSNDDGYFLQYTKRGESNGMKILIYGRTGWIGGLLGKLCKDDGIPFDYGRGRLEDRSSLIEDIRRVKPTHVFNAAGVIGRPNGDWCGTHRVETIRANVVGALTLADVCKNRGMLMINFATGCIFEHDAEHPQGLGTGFKVDYKPNFAGSFYSKTKAMVEELLKEYDNVCNLRVRMPISSNLDNLRNFIAKITRNGKAVNIASSMTVLDELLPISIEMAKRNCRGIWNFTNPGVISHNEILEMYRDYIDPEFKWANFDLEEQSKLIAGQRSNSGMDASKLEEEFPSLLSIKDSIKKFVFEPNKKT, encoded by the exons ATGTCTTCTCAACGGGATCTGTATGAACCGAAGAACATCCTCATAACCGGTGCTGCCGGCTTCATTGCGTCCCACGTAACCAACCGGCTGATCAAGAACTATCCCAATTACAAGATTGTGGCGCTCGACAAGATAGATTACTGCTCCAGCCTCAAGAATCTAAGCCCTTCTTACCAATTCTCAAACTTCAAATTTGTTAAGGGCGATGTCTGCAGCTATGATCTTGTCAATTACATAGTGGTTGCAGAGGACATTGACACCATCATGCATTTCGCCGCCCAAACTCATGTAGATAATTCCTTTGGCAATTCATTTGAATTCACCAATAACAATATATACGGCACTCACGTTCTGTTGGAAGCTTGTAAAGTAACTAAACAAATCCGGAGGTTCATTCATGTTAGTACAGACGAAGTTTACGGGGAGACTGATTTGGAGACTGACATCGGCAATCCTGAGGCTTCTCAGCTTCTTCCCACCAATCCTTATTCTGCCACCAAGGCTGGAGCTGAGATGCTGGTCATGGCTTACCGCCGGTCTTACGGCCTTCCCACGATCACCACCCGGGGTAATAACGTGTACGGCCCGAATCAGTTTCCCGAAAAGCTTATTCCAAAGTTCATTCTCCTGGCCATGAAGGGAGAGCGTTTGCCGATTCACGGTGATGGTTCGAATGTGAGGAGCTATCTGTATTCAGAGGATGTTGCCGAGGCATTTGATGTGGTGCTCCACAAAGGAGTGATTGGGCATGTGTACAATGTTGGCACCAAGAAGGAGAAGCGAGTGTTGGATGTAGCCAAGGACGTATGCGGGCTTTTCGGGCTGAATTCTGAAGAGTATATTGAGTTTGTGCAGGACAGGCCCTTTAATGACAAGCGCTACTTCTTGGATGATCAAAAGCTCAAAAGGCTGGGGTGGGAGGAAAGGACTCCATGGGAGGCTGGACTGAAGATGACAATGGAATGGTATACTAAGAACTCGGATTGGTGGGGCGATGTGAGTGCTGCTCTTCACCCACATCCACGAGTTTCAATGATTGGTCCTTCCAACGATGACGGCTACTTCCTACAGTACACCAAGCGAGGTGAAAGCAatggtatgaaaattttgatatatggaAGAACTGGTTGGATAGGCGGCTTGTTGGGAAAACTGTGCAAGGATGATGGCATACCATTTGACTATGGGAGGGGAAGATTAGAAGATAGGAGTTCACTGATTGAGGATATAAGAAGAGTGAAACCTACCCATGTTTTTAATGCGGCTGGGGTTATAGGAAGGCCTAATGGTGACTGGTGTGGAACACACAGGGTGGAAACCATTAGAGCTAATGTGGTGGGGGCTTTAACCTTGGCTGATGTTTGCAAAAATAGAGGTATGCTAATGATAAATTTTGCAACTGGGTGCATATTTGAGCATGATGCAGAGCATCCACAAGGCTTGGGCACTGGTTTCAAGGTAGACTACAAACCAAATTTTGCAGGCTCCTTCTACTCCAAGACCAAAGCCATG GTGGAGGAGTTGTTAAAAGAATACGACAATGTATGTAATCTAAGAGTCAGAATGCCGATATCATCAAACCTTGACAACCTGAGAAATTTTATCGCGAAGATCACTCGTAATGGCAAAGCTGTGAACATAGCAAGTAGCATGACGGTACTGGATGAGCTCCTACCAATCTCAATCGAAATGGCGAAGCGAAATTGTAGAGGAATATGGAACTTCACCAACCCTGGAGTCATTAGCCACAACGAGATCCTGGAGATGTACAGGGATTACATAGACCCGGAGTTCAAATGGGCCAACTTTGATTTGGAAGAACAATCAAAGCTAATAGCAGGACAAAGGAGCAACAGTGGCATGGACGCCTCAAAGCTAGAGGAGGAGTTCCCCAGCTTGTTGTCAATTAAAGATTCAATCAAAAAGTTCGTCTTTGAACCAAACAAGAAAACTTGA
- the LOC127811490 gene encoding exocyst complex component EXO70A1, whose product MGSMTDGGVENLKSARKLLLASLEKSKTLVATLEQPGPMFEEINRRLPSLEAAVRPIRAQKEALVAVGGHINRAVVPAAAVLKVFDAIHGLEKSLSDPQSDLPGYLSVLKRLQEALRFLGDNCGMAIQWLDDIVEYLEDNKVADDRYIVYLKKALEVLREWQNEERGHLDGGLLGAALERLENEFRRLLMENSVPLPMPSSSPTVGEQACIAPSPLPVPVIQKLQAILGRLSANDRLEKCISIYVEVRSSNVRASLQALNLDYLEISVSEFNDVQSIEGYIAQWGKHLEFAVKHLFEAEYKLCNDVFERMGLEVSMGCFSRIAAQAGILAFLQFGKTVTESKKDPIKLLKLLDIFASLNKLRLDFNRLFGGSPCAEIQNLTRDLIKRVIEGACEIFGELLVQVELQRQVPPPSDGSVPRLVSFITDYCNRLLSEDYKPMLTQALVIQRSWKQEIFQERLLIDEVLNIIRAIEINLDTWSKAYDDSVLSHFFMMNNHWHLYKHLKGTKLGALLGDSWLREHEQYKEYYSTIYVRESWGKLPALLSREGLILFSGGRATARDLVKKRLKGFNEAFDNMYQKQSSWVVVEKDMRERTCQLIVQAIVPVYRSYMQNYGPLVEQDASSSKYAKYTAQSLEKMLSSLFQPKPVKHGSFRIRQSSGKFTNGITDEGGSPSTVT is encoded by the coding sequence ATGGGATCGATGACTGACGGTGGCgtagaaaatttgaaatctgCGAGGAAGTTACTACTCGCCAGTCTAGAGAAATCCAAAACCCTAGTAGCGACTCTTGAGCAACCCGGGCCTATGTTCGAGGAGATTAACCGCAGATTACCTTCTCTAGAAGCTGCAGTTCGACCAATCCGCGCCCAAAAGGAAGCACTCGTCGCTGTCGGAGGCCATATCAATCGAGCCGTGGTCCCTGCAGCCGCCGTTCTTAAGGTTTTCGACGCTATTCATGGACTTGAGAAGTCTCTGTCGGATCCCCAGTCGGATCTCCCCGGTTACCTCTCCGTGCTTAAACGCCTTCAAGAGGCCTTGAGGTTTTTAGGTGATAATTGTGGGATGGCAATACAGTGGTTAGACGACATAGTGGAGTATTTGGAGGACAATAAGGTTGCTGATGATCGGTATATTGTGTACTTGAAGAAGGCTCTCGAGGTGCTTCGGGAATGGCAGAATGAGGAAAGGGGTCACCTGGATGGAGGCCTTCTTGGGGCTGCCTTGGAGAGGCTAGAGAATGAGTTCAGGCGGCTGTTGATGGAGAACAGTGTTCCCTTGCCGATGCCTTCTTCATCGCCGACAGTTGGGGAGCAAGCCTGTATTGCTCCATCTCCCTTGCCAGTGCCTGTTATCCAGAAGCTGCAGGCTATTCTTGGGAGATTAAGCGCTAATGATAGGCTTGAGAAGTGCATATCTATTTATGTTGAAGTTCGCAGTTCGAATGTCAGGGCGAGCTTGCAGGCACTCAATTTGGATTACCTTGAGATCTCAGTGTCTGAATTCAATGATGTGCAGAGCATAGAGGGTTATATTGCTCAGTGGGGTAAGCATTTGGAGTTCGCCGTGAAGCACCTTTTTGAAGCTGAGTATAAACTTTGTAATGATGTTTTCGAGAGGATGGGATTGGAAGTGTCAATGGGTTGCTTTTCTAGAATTGCTGCCCAGGCAGGTATTCTTGCTTTCCTTCAGTTTGGGAAAACTGTTACGGAGAGTAAGAAGGATCCCATCAAGCTATTGAAACTGTTGGATATATTTGCTTCTTTGAACAAACTGAGGTTGGATTTTAACCGGCTTTTTGGGGGGTCTCCCTGTGCTGAAATTCAGAATCTGACAAGGGATCTCATTAAGAGAGTGATAGAAGGGGCTTGTGAAATCTTCGGGGAACTTTTAGTCCAAGTGGAATTGCAGAGACAAGTGCCGCCTCCTTCAGATGGCAGCGTTCCAAGGCTGGTGAGCTTTATTACTGATTACTGTAATAGGTTACTCAGTGAAGATTACAAGCCAATGTTGACCCAAGCACTGGTCATTCAGCGGAGTTGGAAGCAGGAAATTTTCCAAGAGAGACTTCTTATTGATGAAGTGTTGAATATAATTAGAGCCATTGAGATAAACCTAGACACTTGGTCAAAGGCTTATGATGACAGTGTGTTGTCGCATTTTTTCATGATGAACAATCATTGGCATCTGTACAAGCATTTGAAAGGCACCAAGCTTGGTGCCCTGTTGGGAGATTCTTGGTTAAGAGAACATGAACAGTACAAGGAATACTATTCTACCATCTATGTGAGAGAGAGCTGGGGGAAGCTTCCTGCTCTTTTAAGCAGGGAAGGCTTGATTTTGTTCTCTGGTGGGCGTGCTACTGCTCGTGATCTGGTTAAGAAAAGGCTGAAAGGTTTCAATGAAGCTTTTGATAACATGTATCAGAAGCAATCCAGTTGGGTTGTGGTTGAAAAAGATATGAGGGAGAGGACATGCCAGCTTATAGTGCAGGCTATTGTGCCTGTCTACCGGAGCTACATGCAGAACTACGGACCACTGGTTGAACAAGATGCTAGTTCCAGTAAGTATGCAAAGTATACGGCACAGTCTTTGGAAAAAATGCTCAGCTCTCTTTTTCAGCCGAAGCCGGTAAAACATGGTAGTTTCAGGATCAGACAGTCAAGTGGAAAATTCACCAATGGAATTACAGATGAGGGTGGTTCTCCTTCAACTGTTACATGA